A stretch of the Vulcanisaeta souniana JCM 11219 genome encodes the following:
- a CDS encoding tRNA (guanine(26)-N(2))-dimethyltransferase: MDYPKTEVREGLVSVIVPDLTKYRVGNRPEPAHAPVFYNPRMEVNRSLSVAVINGYIKYVGRPGITICEPLSGTGVRAVRYAREVNGVSRVIADDIDVKSFELMKLNVDRNGLNDVITAYRDDANNVLLRVAREGGCDVVDIDPFGSPQPFIENSLRAIRDQGLLCITATDVGVLAGKYPLKCVRRYGSLPQKFPFRFEVGIRILISLVARHALAMDYGIQPLLSFLDGHYYRVCALVFKDRAYALETLRSLGYAYYRPVLLQRGFIQGYPIPGSAWRKLAGPLWIGSLWNSEFVIEHVTSNIKDYFSERAKEITELIKEEALAPNIPYALTTEFSRELGREIPINDAIDLIRKLGYQATRSHFHIKGIRTNADLLRIKKIIREITK, from the coding sequence ATGGATTACCCTAAAACGGAAGTTAGGGAGGGATTAGTATCGGTGATTGTGCCTGACCTAACTAAGTACAGGGTGGGTAATAGACCCGAGCCTGCCCATGCGCCTGTTTTTTATAACCCTAGAATGGAGGTTAACAGGTCATTATCAGTGGCGGTAATTAATGGCTATATTAAATACGTAGGTAGACCCGGCATTACCATATGCGAGCCTTTATCAGGCACCGGTGTAAGGGCTGTTAGGTATGCAAGGGAAGTCAATGGCGTGTCTAGGGTTATTGCTGATGACATAGATGTTAAGTCCTTTGAGTTAATGAAACTGAATGTTGATAGAAATGGACTAAATGATGTAATTACTGCATATAGGGATGATGCAAATAACGTATTGCTTAGGGTTGCCCGTGAAGGCGGCTGCGACGTGGTTGATATAGATCCCTTTGGTTCACCGCAACCATTCATTGAGAATAGCCTTAGGGCTATTAGGGACCAGGGACTTCTGTGTATTACTGCCACTGACGTAGGCGTCTTGGCAGGTAAGTACCCACTTAAGTGCGTTAGGCGCTATGGTTCTCTGCCGCAGAAGTTTCCCTTCAGATTTGAAGTTGGAATTAGGATACTTATTTCGTTGGTAGCGCGCCATGCCCTTGCCATGGACTACGGAATACAGCCATTACTGTCCTTCCTTGATGGCCATTACTACAGGGTATGCGCACTGGTCTTTAAGGATAGGGCTTACGCCCTTGAAACACTGAGGTCATTAGGATACGCCTACTACAGACCGGTATTATTACAGAGGGGCTTTATTCAGGGGTATCCCATACCGGGCAGTGCATGGCGTAAATTGGCGGGTCCCCTATGGATTGGTAGTTTGTGGAATTCGGAGTTCGTGATTGAACACGTAACTAGTAACATTAAGGACTATTTCAGTGAAAGAGCTAAGGAAATTACGGAATTAATTAAGGAGGAGGCGCTCGCCCCGAATATTCCTTATGCGCTCACTACGGAGTTCAGTAGGGAGTTAGGGCGTGAAATACCCATTAATGATGCCATAGACCTAATTAGGAAGCTTGGTTACCAAGCCACCAGGTCCCACTTTCATATTAAGGGAATCAGAACAAACGCTGATCTACTCAGGATCAAGAAGATCATTAGAGAAATAACTAAATAA
- a CDS encoding helix-turn-helix domain-containing protein, whose product MGNELIAHVLSFAASRRAKVLLIGDSSLSYDAIIRIPNYDKDEEGKFIIKVREDAGKVNREAIIDLVVLAKVSNSTPIIVGVKYDNEEMDDGVAYKTHGIYAMGIRTFKRILDNDSIKFVKDKGIVKASVRGQLLRRLREDRGMSLGDLAKLLGVTRRTVYEYERESIEASERTARMLVSLFNDDVLKDINLRPNDEEVIKDVSARERMVDENVKELLPSFKLYSLVKAHTKMAAHSPGESYLVEDKRRLSNEVVNVAKVLGVGLALIEAEKHDVEFLESKNS is encoded by the coding sequence ATGGGCAATGAACTTATAGCGCATGTACTGAGTTTTGCAGCAAGTAGGAGGGCTAAGGTACTACTTATTGGTGATTCTTCTCTATCGTACGACGCAATAATCAGGATACCTAATTATGACAAGGATGAGGAGGGTAAGTTCATTATTAAAGTGAGGGAGGATGCCGGAAAGGTTAACAGGGAGGCAATAATAGACCTTGTGGTGCTGGCTAAGGTCTCCAACTCCACACCCATAATAGTGGGTGTTAAGTACGACAATGAGGAAATGGATGATGGCGTGGCCTATAAAACCCACGGCATATATGCAATGGGCATTAGAACCTTCAAGAGGATCCTGGACAATGATAGTATTAAATTCGTGAAGGATAAGGGCATCGTAAAGGCTAGCGTAAGGGGTCAGTTACTCAGGAGATTAAGGGAAGACAGGGGCATGAGCCTTGGGGATCTCGCGAAGCTGCTTGGGGTTACCAGGAGAACGGTCTATGAGTATGAAAGAGAATCCATAGAGGCCTCAGAGAGGACTGCACGTATGTTAGTGAGTTTATTTAATGATGACGTTCTTAAGGACATAAACCTAAGGCCTAATGACGAGGAGGTTATTAAGGACGTGAGTGCCAGGGAGAGAATGGTCGATGAGAATGTCAAGGAATTATTACCGTCATTCAAGCTATACTCCCTAGTAAAGGCGCATACAAAGATGGCGGCTCACTCCCCCGGTGAGTCATATCTTGTTGAGGATAAGAGGAGATTAAGTAATGAGGTTGTTAATGTGGCTAAGGTCCTTGGCGTTGGATTAGCGTTAATAGAAGCCGAGAAGCATGATGTAGAGTTCCTGGAGTCAAAGAACTCCTGA
- a CDS encoding fibrillarin-like rRNA/tRNA 2'-O-methyltransferase yields MSSLIQVVGVKEHDKFRGVYWVSFEDGTERLATINLTPGRRVYGEQLIQWEGKEYRVWNPYRSKLAAAIMNGLKVMPIAEGTRMLYLGAASGTTVSHISDIVGNNGIIYSVEFSPRVFREFMEKLVDQGRKNVIPILADARYPEQYIHIVRTVDIAYIDIAQPFQAKILADNADVYVKNNGYVMLVIKAMSIDVTKEPSETFKREIDVLKDRGYEILETVHLEPYDTAHAMVIGRKIS; encoded by the coding sequence ATGTCCTCATTAATACAGGTTGTTGGGGTTAAGGAGCACGATAAATTCAGGGGCGTCTACTGGGTGTCCTTTGAGGATGGTACCGAAAGGTTAGCAACAATAAACCTGACACCGGGTAGGAGGGTTTATGGTGAACAATTGATTCAGTGGGAGGGCAAGGAGTACAGGGTTTGGAATCCTTATAGGTCAAAGCTCGCTGCCGCCATAATGAATGGACTTAAGGTAATGCCCATAGCCGAGGGAACGCGGATGCTATACCTAGGTGCCGCCAGTGGTACTACCGTAAGCCACATAAGTGATATTGTTGGTAATAATGGCATTATTTACTCAGTGGAATTCTCACCAAGGGTCTTTAGGGAGTTCATGGAGAAGCTCGTGGATCAGGGCAGGAAGAACGTAATACCAATACTGGCGGATGCCAGGTACCCAGAGCAATACATACACATAGTGAGGACCGTGGATATTGCCTACATTGATATAGCACAACCATTCCAGGCAAAGATACTTGCCGATAATGCTGACGTGTACGTGAAGAACAATGGCTATGTAATGCTGGTTATAAAAGCCATGAGTATTGACGTTACGAAGGAACCAAGTGAAACGTTTAAGAGGGAAATTGATGTACTCAAAGATAGGGGCTATGAAATACTGGAGACGGTTCACCTGGAGCCTTATGACACGGCACACGCCATGGTAATAGGCAGGAAAATCTCGTAA
- a CDS encoding C/D box methylation guide ribonucleoprotein complex aNOP56 subunit (functions along with aFIB and aL7a; guides 2'-O-methylation of ribose to specific sites in RNAs), whose amino-acid sequence MSVAYLVLDVLGVVALNENGDVIAKVLYEGSTDEIADKMNRLGAGEPIDEIIKMINELKDKGVTKVIVENRELARNLTNRVTGIEIRSELPSKLGTLYRGNISKYIKEIFGLNEDQYLARVYEITSIQTRHKLRQVAEKRDLFIAQAISSVDDLDKILNLISSRVREWYGLHFPELEDLVKDHGEYMTLITELGHRSNFTIDNLVKLGLSQDRAKRISEAAGKSVGAEMADWDLEPVRTYAKIYVQLSDLRNKLSQYIDEALIEVAPNIRELVGPLLGARLLMLAGGLMRLALLPASTIQVLGAEKALFRALRTGGRPPKHGIIFQFPEIFRAPRWQRGKIARALAAKLAIAAKADAFTGNFIAPRLKEDLMKRIQEVKTLYAKPPPRKPEAKAVKKAPEKRGPAKKAEEKRPHEKRGGRR is encoded by the coding sequence ATGAGCGTGGCATACCTTGTACTGGATGTTCTAGGTGTAGTGGCTCTGAACGAGAACGGTGATGTAATAGCTAAGGTTCTCTATGAGGGTAGTACAGACGAGATAGCGGACAAGATGAATAGGCTGGGGGCTGGCGAACCAATTGATGAGATCATAAAGATGATAAATGAACTTAAGGATAAGGGTGTTACAAAGGTTATTGTTGAAAATAGGGAATTGGCTAGGAATTTGACGAATAGGGTCACCGGTATCGAGATTAGGTCAGAGTTACCCAGTAAACTTGGTACTCTGTATAGGGGTAATATTAGTAAGTACATTAAGGAAATCTTTGGGCTAAACGAGGATCAGTACTTGGCCAGGGTTTATGAGATCACATCAATCCAAACAAGGCATAAGTTAAGGCAGGTTGCAGAGAAGAGGGATTTATTCATAGCCCAGGCAATAAGCTCTGTTGATGACTTGGATAAGATACTCAACCTAATAAGTTCAAGAGTTAGGGAGTGGTATGGACTACACTTCCCAGAGCTTGAGGACTTAGTCAAGGATCATGGCGAGTACATGACTTTAATAACCGAGTTGGGACACAGGAGTAACTTCACCATTGATAACCTGGTTAAGTTAGGGCTATCTCAGGACAGGGCTAAGAGAATATCCGAGGCCGCCGGCAAGAGCGTTGGCGCCGAGATGGCAGATTGGGACTTGGAACCCGTAAGAACCTACGCTAAGATATACGTTCAACTTTCAGATCTCAGGAATAAATTATCGCAGTACATTGATGAGGCATTGATCGAGGTTGCACCAAACATTAGGGAGTTAGTTGGTCCATTACTTGGCGCTAGGCTTTTGATGCTCGCAGGAGGCCTAATGAGACTGGCCCTATTACCTGCATCAACAATACAGGTACTAGGTGCTGAGAAGGCATTATTCCGAGCGTTGAGAACCGGCGGTAGACCACCTAAGCACGGTATAATATTCCAATTCCCAGAGATATTCAGGGCACCAAGGTGGCAGCGCGGTAAGATAGCCAGGGCGTTAGCTGCAAAACTAGCCATAGCTGCCAAGGCGGATGCCTTCACAGGTAATTTCATAGCACCGAGACTAAAGGAAGACCTAATGAAGAGAATCCAGGAAGTTAAAACGCTGTATGCAAAGCCACCGCCCAGGAAGCCCGAGGCTAAGGCAGTCAAGAAAGCACCAGAGAAGAGGGGACCGGCTAAGAAGGCCGAGGAGAAGAGACCTCACGAGAAGAGAGGCGGACGTAGATAG